The following proteins are encoded in a genomic region of Brachypodium distachyon strain Bd21 chromosome 1, Brachypodium_distachyon_v3.0, whole genome shotgun sequence:
- the LOC100832499 gene encoding E3 ubiquitin-protein ligase SINA-like 10, with amino-acid sequence MQSGSPSTAMGKGSGVDQSAKKKARLEPPPNVQVKQEIIPHQATTGAGGGGGAMVAAEQRSRSRVDVLVSMDMSVLHCRICSHPYKPPVFRCKGGHMACGSCLARIPDKQCRKCEHGGSAFERCPALEEVVSSALIECAHDGCSSYVTYHEAGEHQSACPQAPCSCTEPGCGGFQGAPPALVAHLAAQHAMPVHRVPRASPAMLHLPAPSASATERHLVIVEDDDGAFLLTVSGRPAGITAVSAVCIRAVGPPCHAVKMWANGPPPAAALGRKVDTVLVDIVATCSAAPGAVDVEELTTLTLPRKFLVGGAAGAAKELPLNIRIDRR; translated from the exons ATGCAGAGCGGTTCGCCGTCGACGGCGATGGGGAAGGGCAGCGGCGTCGACCAGAGCgccaagaagaaggcaaggCTAGAGCCGCCACCCAACGTCCAGGTGAAGCAGGAAATCATCCCGCACCAAGCAACCaccggcgctggcggcggcggcggagcaatggtggcggcggagcaaCGCTCTCGGTCTCGGGTGGACGTCCTGGTGAGCATGGACATGAGCGTGCTCCACTGCCGCATCTGCTCCCACCCCTACAAGCCTCCAGTCTTCCGG TGCAAAGGCGGGCACATGGCGTGCGGGAGCTGCCTGGCGCGGATCCCGGACAAGCAGTGCCGGAAATgcgagcacggcggcagcgcgTTCGAGCGGTGCCCGGCGTTGGAAGAGGTGGTCTCCTCCGCCCTGATCGAGTGCGCGCACGACGGCTGCAGCAGCTACGTGACCTACCACGAGGCCGGCGAGCACCAGAGCGCGTGCCCGCAAGCGCCCTGCTCGTGCACGGAGCCCGGCTGCGGCGGCTTCCAGGGCGCGCCCCCGGCGCTTGTCGCCCACCTCGCGGCCCAGCACGCCATGCCGGTCCACAGGGTGCCGCGCGCCAGCCCCGCCATGCTCCACCTGCCGGCGCCCTCGGCCTCGGCCACGGAGCGGCACCTGGTGATCgtggaagacgacgacggcgcgtTCCTGCTCACGGTCAGCGGTAGGCCGGCAGGAATCACGGCCGTGTCGGCCGTGTGCATCCGGGCCGTCGGCCCGCCGTGCCACGCGGTGAAGATGTGGGCTaacgggccgccgccggcggcggcgctggggagGAAGGTGGACACCGTGTTGGTGGACATCGTGGCGACCTGCAGCGCGGCGCCCGGGGCCGTCGACGTGGAGGAGCTGACCACCCTGACGCTGCCCAGGAAGTTCTTGGTCGGAGGTGCTGCTGGAGCGGCCAAGGAGCTGCCGCTCAACATTCGCATCGACAGAAGATGA
- the LOC100832387 gene encoding ATP sulfurylase 1, chloroplastic — MATQAAFLVKFPQLALSAQPSRGQSWVAVAAGKVAAPRGVRCRAGGLIEPDGGRLMELVAPEQGGRRAALRREAAALPHRVRLGRVETEWVHVLSEGWASPLRGFMRESEFLQALHFNAVRGDDGKLVNMSVPIVLAVDDAQRRAIEASGATRVALVDDHDRPVAVLSDIEIYKHNKEERIARTWGTIARGLPYVEEAIANSGDWLIGGDLEVIEPIKYNDGLDQYRLSPAQLREEFTRRNADAVFAFQLRNPVHNGHALLMTDTRRRLLEMGYKNPVLLLHPLGGFTKADDVPLSVRMKQHEKVLEEGVLNPESTVVAIFPSPMHYAGPTEVQWHAKARINAGANFYIVGRDPAGMSHPIEKRDLYDADHGKKVLSMAPGLERLNILPFKVAAYDTKQNKMNFFDPSRKDDFLFISGTKMRSLAKNRESPPDGFMCPGGWKVLVEYYDSLTPPEGSSKLREAVAA; from the exons atggcgaCGCAGGCCGCCTTCCTGGTCAAATTCCCGCAGCTGGCGCTGTCCGCGCAGCCGAGCCGTGGCCAGTCGTGGGTCGCGGTCGCGGCGGGCAAGGTGGCCGCGCCGCGCGGGGTGCGgtgccgcgccggcggcctgaTCGAGCCCGACGGGGGCAGGCTGATGGAGCTGGTGGCGCCCGAGcagggcgggcggcgcgcggcgctgcggcgggaggcggcggcgctgccgcaCCGGGTCCGGCTGGGCCGCGTGGAGACGGAGTGGGTGCACGTGCTCAGCGAGGGCTGGGCCAGCCCGCTGCGGGGCTTCATGCGCGAGAGCGAGTTCCTCCAAGCACTTCATTTCAACGCCGTCCGCGGCGACGATGGGAAACTGGTCAACATGTCCGTGCCCATCGTGCTCGCCGTCGACGACGCCCAGCGCCGCGCCATCGAGGCGTCCGGCGCCACCCGCGTCGCGCTCGTCGACGACCACGACCGCCCCGTCGCGGTCCTTAGCGA CATTGAGATCTACAAGCATAATAAGGAAGAAAGAATTGCTCGGACTTGGGGAACAATTGCACGTGGACTGCCGTATGTAGAGGAGGCAATTGCAAATTCTGGTGATTGGTTGATTGGTGGGGACTTGGAGGTTATAGAACCAATCAAGTATAATGATGGTCTCGATCAGTATCGCTTATCTCCAGCACAGCTGCGTGAAGAATTTACCAGGCGCAATGCTGATGCAGTATTTGCTTTCCAACTTCGCAACCCTGTACACAATGGTCATGCTTTGCTCATGACTGATACACGCAGGCGCCTTCTTGAGATGGGTTACAAAAACCCtgttctccttctccatcctTTGGGAGGATTCACAAAAGCAGATGATGTGCCTCTTAGTGTGAGAATGAAGCAGCATGAGAAG GTTCTTGAGGAAGGTGTCCTCAACCCAGAATCAACAGTGGTTGCAATCTTCCCGTCTCCAATGCATTATGCTGGGCCAACTGAGGTCCAATGGCATGCCAAGGCTCGCATTAATGCTGGTGCAAACTTCTATATTGTTGGGAGAGATCCTGCTGGTATGAGCCACCCAATTGAAAAAAGAGACCTTTATGATGCTGATCATGGAAAAAAAGTGTTGAGTATGGCTCCTGGGCTTGAGAGGCTTAATATCCTTCCTTTCAAG GTGGCTGCATATGACACAAAGCAGAACAAGATGAATTTTTTCGACCCATCAAGGAAAGATGACTTCCTGTTCATCTCTGGCACAAAG ATGCGTAGTCTTGCCAAGAACCGTGAGAGTCCACCAGATGGTTTTATGTGCCCGGGTGGCTGGAAAGTCCTTGTCGAGTACTATGATAGCTTGACACCACCAGAAGGCAGCAGCAAACTGCGAGAGGCAGTTGCGGCGTAG
- the LOC100835472 gene encoding calmodulin-like protein 4, with amino-acid sequence MEGLTGEQMVAFKEAFSLFDKNGDGCISLEELAAVTRSLGLEPTEQELSDMMREVDTDGNGTIDFQEFLSLIARKMKDGDGDEELKEAFEVLDKDQNGFISPVELRTVMINLGEKMTDEEVEQMIREADTDGDGLVNYDEFVLMMKNAERKISG; translated from the exons ATGGAAGGGCTGACGGGCGAGCAGATGGTGGCGTTCAAGGAGGCCTTCTCGCTCTTCGACAAGAACGGCGATG GATGCATCAGCTTGGAAGAGTTGGCTGCGGTGACCCGCTCCCTTGGCCTTGAGCCGACCGAGCAGGAGCTCAGTGACATGATGCGTGAGGTTGACACGGATGGGAACGGCACCATAGACTTCCAGGAGTTCTTGAGCCTTATTGCCAGGAAGATGAAG GATGGAGACGGCGATGAAGAGCTGAAGGAAGCTTTCGAGGTCCTAGACAAGGACCAGAACGGTTTTATCTCCCCTGTTGAG CTAAGGACGGTGATGATCAATCTCGGGGAGAAGATGACCGACGAGGAGGTCGAGCAGATGATCAGGGAGGCGGATACTGACGGTGATGGGCTGGTGAACTACGATGAATTTGTGCTCATGATGAAAAATGCTGAACGCAAGATATCTGGCTGA